From the Lacipirellulaceae bacterium genome, the window GGATGCTGTGCTGCGGATGAAGGGTTGCAGCGATGCGGAGCGGAAGGAGTTGTTGGCCGACCTGACCGAACTGGAAGCGATGGCCGCGAAGCTCGAGGCGGGCCGTGTGGAGATTGTGGTTTTCGGAGAAATCAGCACGGGCAAAAGCGCCTTGATCAATGCAATTGTTGGCGAGCAAAAGGCGGCGGTGAACATTCGTGGCGGTTGGACCAAGGATGTCTGGCAGATTCCTTGGGATTCTTCGGGCTACGAGATCCCTGGCTTTGCCGGCTCGAAGGTTGTACTTGTCGATACGCCCGGCTTGAATGAAGTCGATGGAGAAGAGCGTGGCGTGCTCGCGCAACGTGCGGCTGAGCGGGCGGACATGGTGCTATTCGTCACAGACTCTGATCTCAACGAAACGGAGTATTCGGCGCTCGTCGATTTGGCCGCATTGCACAAGCCGTTGCTCTTGGTGTTGAACAAGACGGACCTGTATCGCAAGGAAGAGCTCGAAGACCTCCTCTCTTTGTTCCGTGGGGCAAGGCTCGCCGGGATTGTTGATCCGGAGCATGTGGTCACAGCACAGGCAAACCCTCGCGAAGTCGAGTACGTGATCGAAGCCGCCGACGGCAGCACCCGGACTGAGCATCGCAAGCCGAAGCCGAATGTCAGCGAGGTGACTGCCGGCATTGTGGAACTGCTCCACGCAGAAGGGAAATCATTGGTGGCGCTCAACGCAGCAATCTTTGCTGCTGACAAGAGCGACCGTATGGCGGCTATCCGGGTGAAGTTCCGGGAAGAGGCGGCTTCGAAAACAATCTGGAGTTACGCGACGATTAAGTCCTTGGCCGTGGCGCTTAACCCGGTGGCGGTGACTGATGTGCTTGGTGGCGCTGCCGTCGATGCCACCATGGTCGTGAACCTGGGAAAAATCTACGGTATCGAAGTCACGATGAACAACGCCAAAGAGCTGGTCACCTCAATTTTGAAGGCGGCAGGGTGGGTGATGCTGGGCGAGGCGGTCGTTCATTACACGTCGTCGTTCTTCAAAGCGGTGACCTTCGGTTTCAGCACGGTTGCTTCAGCGATTCCCCAAGGGGCTGCAGCGGGATACGGCTCGTACATTGTGGGGCAGGCGGCTCGGTACTATTTTCAGCACGGTGCTAGCTGGGGCGAGAACGCCCCCAAACAGGTGGTCAGTCAAATCCTCGATAACACTGACAAGCAGTCGGTGATCGAGCGGCTCAAAGATGAGATCCGGGCTAAAATTGCTACAAATGAGCATGCCGATCAGTGAGAATGACCTTAGCATTGGCCACGGATTTCACGGATGTCACGGATTTTTCTTCTTTTCTACATCCAATCGAGTTCTAGCTCCGTAGCCTTGCTTTCTCAGTGTACAGCGGCCACTATGTTGGAATTCCGGCTAGCCCCGTTCGGAGTTGGCCTTCATTCGAAAATTCTACGGGAGGTTATTGAATGTCTATGAAGCATATTCTCTGTGGGCTCTTGGCGGTTGGGGCTGCGTGTCTCGCGCTGCCTGCGGCACACGCGATTACTTTTGATGTTTCTCTGGATACAGCGCAGGAAGTTCCTACACCTAACGTGGCTGGCTTTAGCCCATCAGGCACGGCAACGGTCGACGTGACGATTGCTGATGGCAGCTTTACCGTCGCTGGCAACTACAGCGGAATGACCAGCAATGTCACCGGGTCGCATCTGCATGGCTTAGCAGGCCCAGGC encodes:
- a CDS encoding GTP-binding protein; translated protein: MPETSTTRDTDYADALQSVKDAVLRMKGCSDAERKELLADLTELEAMAAKLEAGRVEIVVFGEISTGKSALINAIVGEQKAAVNIRGGWTKDVWQIPWDSSGYEIPGFAGSKVVLVDTPGLNEVDGEERGVLAQRAAERADMVLFVTDSDLNETEYSALVDLAALHKPLLLVLNKTDLYRKEELEDLLSLFRGARLAGIVDPEHVVTAQANPREVEYVIEAADGSTRTEHRKPKPNVSEVTAGIVELLHAEGKSLVALNAAIFAADKSDRMAAIRVKFREEAASKTIWSYATIKSLAVALNPVAVTDVLGGAAVDATMVVNLGKIYGIEVTMNNAKELVTSILKAAGWVMLGEAVVHYTSSFFKAVTFGFSTVASAIPQGAAAGYGSYIVGQAARYYFQHGASWGENAPKQVVSQILDNTDKQSVIERLKDEIRAKIATNEHADQ